The sequence TCTCGCGCTCGGAGGCGCGCTATCGCGCTTTACTACGTCACGCGAACGATGCAGTGCTCTTGCTTGATGTCACTGGTACCCATGTACTTGATGCCAATCTGGCCCTGGCTCGTTTGTCAGGTTATCCGCACGAAACCCTCTTGCAGCTTCACCCGCACCGATTACTCCCCACCCTGCCTGGCCTGTTAGTAACTGCGGTCAATGGTCGAAGTGAACAGCACGAGATTGAGACAACTCTTTGTACTGCTGATGGTCATGAGACGGCGGTAGCAGTGAGCGTGAGTGTTGTGCCTGAAGGCGAACAACACCTCTTTTTAGTTATTGCCCGCGACATTAGCGAACGGCAACGCCTAGCACGTGAGCTTGCCCAGGTGGAAAAACTGGCGGCTATCGGTCGTCTTTCGGCGGCGATGGCCCACGAAATTAATAATCCTCTTCAGGCGCTCTCCAATACGATACGTCTGTTGCAAAACCCCGATATACCGCCAGAGCGGCGAGAACTCTACCTCACGAAAGCTGCGGCTGAACTCGACGGATTGATCCAACGTGTCCAACGCATTCTCGATATCTCGCGTCCAAACTTAGACGGACGGCGTCCTGTTGATCTCAATCAGGTGATCAACGATGTGATTATCGCCTATCGACCGCAGATGAATGCTCGTGGGATTCGGTATATCGGTGAATTGACCTCAACCTTACCGTGGGTCACCGCAGTGATCGGCCATCTCAAGCAGGTCTGTCAGACGCTGGTTCAGAACGCGATTGAGGCGATGCCGAACGGAGGGACGCTCCATATTCGCACTTATCCTCGACCACCTGATGGCGAACCAGATCGGGCATCGTTCTGGCGGGCTGGTGGCGGATCGCGGCAGTTATTTGATCAGGCGGTTGTACTAGAGATTAGTGACACAGGGGTAGGTATTGCAGAAGCGGAATTACCCAAGATTTTTGAACCATTTTACTCGACGCGGTTCGACAGTCTCGGTTTAGGGTTACCGCTCTGCTACAGCATTATAGACTTTCATGGCGGTGAGTTGTTAGTACGGTCGAAACCCGATCAGGGAACAACGTTCCGCGTGATCCTTCCAGTTGCCCGCTAAACGATTTCTAATCTAACAGACCAGCAATCGGGCGAATCACCAATCGCCGTTCAAGCAGATCAATGGCTATAATGAAGTCACGCACCATCGGGACGAGTGCGTCGGCACGTCCGCGTCGCCTGATCACCGCAATCTCGCCAGCACCCGTTTCGAGAATATCGCGCACCTCACCAATACCCTCTCCGCTCTCGGTGATCGCCTGCATGCCGATCACATCGTGATAGAAAAACTCATCATCGGCAAGTGGAGCAGCATCACCGGCGGCGATATAGACTTCGGCGCCGCGGAGTGCAGCAGCCGCATCGCGATCAGTAATACTTTGTAGTTGAATAATGAGCAGGCCCGGTTTGTGCATGAAGAGGCGCGTAACCTGATGCGGAATCCGTTTCGGCCCGATGAACACAGTGCGCAGGTGGCGGATCAGATATTCGGGATGGCTCGAAATAGAATGGAGCTTGATCTGACCACGCACGCCGAACGGAGCACCCAGAGCACCAATATACAGGAGATCATCCATAGGAGCCAGCAACAGAGCAAGCGGTCGGTCAGAAACACCGACCGCCGACTCTCCCTTTGCACTATTCGATGTCAACATGCACCCGCTTCTTTTTGCGGGCAGCAGCCACGCCCATCAGATCACGGATCGCCTTGGCAACCCGGCCATTGCGCCCGATAACCTTACCGGTTTCAGAAGGCGCAACAGACAGATGGTACGTCACAGTAAAACGCCCGCTTCGCTCTTTGATACGCACAGCTTCCGGCGTATCAACCAGATTGCGGACGATGTATTCAAGGAGCGCTTTCATAGAGGCTCCCTCCAGTAGTAGTGATTACGCCTCGGCTACAACCTTACCCTGCTCGTCGATAATGTTTACCTGCTTTAGCAGCCTGACGACAACTTCAGTTGGTTGTGCGCCAACGCTGAGCCAATAACGAGCACGGTCGGGCTTGATTTCCAGCACTTTCGGCTGGCGAGTTGGAAGGTAGTAGCCGATTGTCTCGATAAACTTACCGTCGCGCGGTGAGCGCGAATCGGCAACTACAATGCGATAGCTTGGCTGCTTAGTCTTGCCGGTGCGGCGCAGACGAATTTTAACCATAGGTCGTTTCGTTCCTCACACTCAGACCAATAATAACACACTAGCCTTAGAGTATAACACAGATTTGGGTTTGTGTTGCAACAGCTCAGCGCAATCGCCGCAGCAGTTCGTTTGGATCAATCCCGCCCCGGCCTTTGCCACCTTTACTGGCAAGTTGCTTCATCATCCGCTGCATCTGCTGAAACTGTTTCACCAACTGACTCACCTCTTGCACCGAGGTGCCACTACCGCGGGCGATCCGCTCGCGGCGACTACCCTTGATGATTTCTGGTCGCCGTCGTTCTTCGGGCGTCATCGAATAAATAATCGCTTCAACCCG comes from Chloroflexus sp. Y-396-1 and encodes:
- a CDS encoding response regulator; the protein is MHSWAGRVLVVDDDPLLRDLCRQTLSRAGFVVVTAANATIALEALEQTIFDLIIVDLAMPGVDGIQLLESIRLRDISVPILIVSGIASVEQIAQAMRLGARGLLIKPFRAQELTSIAHELVSKRQEVRTRDRLATLRPLLQISQHLLTELDQSHLYALIIETVRSEVHAERASLLLLEPDEQSLRIVACTGLPDTVGIGTLIPVASSISGWVVRHRQSLLIDQRLTSSPWFAELRHYLLAPELTTALSVPIMAGERVLGVLNAAKAAPDTAFTIADQELLQLLARQAAVAIENARLYAEVSRSEARYRALLRHANDAVLLLDVTGTHVLDANLALARLSGYPHETLLQLHPHRLLPTLPGLLVTAVNGRSEQHEIETTLCTADGHETAVAVSVSVVPEGEQHLFLVIARDISERQRLARELAQVEKLAAIGRLSAAMAHEINNPLQALSNTIRLLQNPDIPPERRELYLTKAAAELDGLIQRVQRILDISRPNLDGRRPVDLNQVINDVIIAYRPQMNARGIRYIGELTSTLPWVTAVIGHLKQVCQTLVQNAIEAMPNGGTLHIRTYPRPPDGEPDRASFWRAGGGSRQLFDQAVVLEISDTGVGIAEAELPKIFEPFYSTRFDSLGLGLPLCYSIIDFHGGELLVRSKPDQGTTFRVILPVAR
- the rimM gene encoding ribosome maturation factor RimM (Essential for efficient processing of 16S rRNA), which translates into the protein MLTSNSAKGESAVGVSDRPLALLLAPMDDLLYIGALGAPFGVRGQIKLHSISSHPEYLIRHLRTVFIGPKRIPHQVTRLFMHKPGLLIIQLQSITDRDAAAALRGAEVYIAAGDAAPLADDEFFYHDVIGMQAITESGEGIGEVRDILETGAGEIAVIRRRGRADALVPMVRDFIIAIDLLERRLVIRPIAGLLD
- a CDS encoding KH domain-containing protein; translated protein: MKALLEYIVRNLVDTPEAVRIKERSGRFTVTYHLSVAPSETGKVIGRNGRVAKAIRDLMGVAAARKKKRVHVDIE
- the rpsP gene encoding 30S ribosomal protein S16, with product MVKIRLRRTGKTKQPSYRIVVADSRSPRDGKFIETIGYYLPTRQPKVLEIKPDRARYWLSVGAQPTEVVVRLLKQVNIIDEQGKVVAEA